Proteins encoded together in one Caldicellulosiruptor saccharolyticus DSM 8903 window:
- a CDS encoding Maf family protein has product MSKLKKVVLASSSPRRIELLKQFGIKFDIVPSNVDEIIDPDLPPEKNAMNLAKKKAEEVFRRLGESAKDSLIISADTIVFIEGTILGKPSNEEEAFYMLKKISAKRHTVFTGVCIIDDSCRQILVDFEKSYVYIKQMSDEEILRYIKTGEPFDKAGAYAIQGFGSLIVEKVEGCFYNVVGLPLYKLNTMLQKLGYDLMKGEL; this is encoded by the coding sequence ATTTCAAAATTGAAAAAAGTGGTACTTGCATCTTCTTCCCCACGGCGAATAGAACTTTTAAAACAATTTGGAATAAAGTTTGATATAGTTCCTTCAAATGTAGATGAAATTATTGACCCTGACTTACCACCAGAGAAAAATGCGATGAATTTAGCTAAGAAAAAAGCTGAAGAGGTTTTCAGGAGGCTTGGTGAGAGTGCAAAAGATTCTTTAATAATCTCAGCCGATACAATTGTTTTCATAGAAGGCACTATTCTTGGCAAACCATCAAATGAAGAGGAAGCTTTTTACATGTTAAAAAAGATAAGCGCCAAACGCCATACAGTTTTTACAGGTGTCTGCATAATTGATGATAGTTGTCGCCAAATTTTAGTTGACTTTGAAAAAAGTTATGTTTATATAAAACAGATGAGTGACGAAGAGATATTAAGATATATAAAGACAGGTGAACCTTTTGACAAGGCAGGAGCATACGCGATTCAAGGTTTTGGAAGTTTGATAGTTGAAAAGGTAGAGGGTTGTTTTTACAATGTTGTTGGTCTTCCCCTGTACAAGCTAAACACCATGCTACAAAAATTAGGATATGACTTGATGAAAGGAGAGTTATAA
- a CDS encoding rod shape-determining protein produces MGLLKSLYRDLGIDLGTANTLVHLRGKGIVVNEPSVVAVQKDTGKILAVGNEAKEMIGRTPGNIVAIRPLKDGVIADFYTTQVMLKYFIEKAYKKSLLGLKPRVVICVPSGVTEVERRAVEESAYKAGAKEVYIMEEPMAAAIGAGLPIDEPAGSMVVDIGGGTSEVAVISLGGIVTSKSLRIAGDEFDEAISNYIKKEYNLMIGDRTAEEIKIKIGSAYPLEKEEWYEIKGRDLITGLPKTIKVSSSEIRDALREPVMAIVDAIKQTLEKTPPELAADIMERGIMLTGGGALLKGLDKLIKQETGLPVHIAERPLDCVALGAGKALEELETLQKVMINRSSR; encoded by the coding sequence ATGGGATTATTAAAGTCGCTTTATAGAGATTTAGGAATTGACTTGGGCACAGCAAATACATTGGTTCATTTACGTGGCAAGGGCATTGTTGTAAACGAGCCTTCTGTTGTTGCTGTTCAAAAGGATACAGGAAAAATTTTAGCGGTTGGCAATGAAGCAAAAGAAATGATTGGAAGAACACCTGGAAATATTGTAGCTATCAGACCGCTAAAAGATGGAGTTATTGCGGATTTTTATACAACTCAGGTTATGCTAAAATACTTTATAGAAAAAGCATACAAAAAATCTTTGTTGGGTCTTAAGCCACGAGTGGTTATTTGTGTCCCATCAGGAGTGACTGAGGTTGAAAGAAGAGCAGTAGAGGAATCAGCATATAAAGCAGGTGCAAAAGAGGTTTATATAATGGAAGAGCCAATGGCAGCAGCAATTGGTGCTGGTCTTCCGATTGACGAGCCAGCAGGGAGTATGGTGGTTGATATTGGCGGTGGGACTTCTGAGGTTGCAGTAATCTCGCTTGGTGGTATTGTGACCAGCAAATCTTTGAGAATTGCTGGTGATGAGTTTGATGAAGCTATTTCAAATTATATAAAGAAAGAATACAATCTTATGATTGGTGATAGAACAGCAGAAGAAATAAAAATAAAAATTGGCTCAGCATATCCATTGGAAAAAGAAGAATGGTATGAAATTAAAGGGAGAGACTTAATAACTGGCCTTCCAAAAACAATAAAGGTTTCTTCATCTGAGATACGGGATGCCTTAAGAGAACCTGTTATGGCAATAGTTGATGCAATTAAACAGACCCTTGAGAAGACTCCTCCTGAGCTTGCAGCAGACATTATGGAAAGGGGGATAATGTTAACAGGTGGAGGAGCACTTTTAAAAGGGCTTGATAAGCTAATTAAGCAAGAGACAGGTTTGCCTGTTCACATAGCAGAAAGACCACTTGACTGTGTTGCGCTTGGAGCAGGAAAGGCGTTAGAAGAGCTTGAAACATTGCAGAAGGTTATGATTAATAGGAGCTCAAGATAG
- the mreC gene encoding rod shape-determining protein MreC: MKKNVFIAIIIIVSFLFSIIATIISIQNYGSNIISKKMKDGYVPVNSKVVKVIRSIKEYINGITHLNQIIAENKHLKEQLDKLSTDRVTIEEIKSENKKLKELLGLKNQIETAADYEVARVTLRSSEGWLSYFIIDKGLKDGIRKNMVVVNNRGLVGSIVDCGLNWAKVETLLDADFSASAMVVRTRDIGVVRGNLNLMGKGLCELKYVSKDSKVKVNDVVITSGMGEIFPKGIVIGKIVQIKNDKFELTKNILIKPAVDIENIEYVMVLKKVKAINFSVGVR, from the coding sequence TTGAAAAAGAATGTTTTCATTGCAATAATTATTATAGTGTCTTTTTTGTTTAGCATTATTGCAACTATAATTTCTATCCAAAACTATGGCTCAAATATAATTTCGAAAAAGATGAAAGATGGCTATGTTCCTGTCAATTCTAAGGTTGTTAAAGTAATTAGAAGTATAAAGGAATATATAAATGGTATTACACATTTGAATCAGATTATTGCCGAAAATAAACATTTAAAAGAACAGCTTGACAAACTAAGCACTGATAGAGTAACAATTGAAGAAATAAAAAGTGAAAACAAAAAGTTAAAAGAACTTCTTGGGCTTAAAAATCAAATTGAGACAGCTGCTGATTATGAAGTGGCACGGGTCACACTCAGGTCGTCTGAGGGGTGGTTAAGTTATTTTATTATAGACAAAGGTTTGAAAGATGGAATTAGAAAGAATATGGTGGTTGTGAACAACCGAGGCTTAGTTGGTAGTATTGTTGACTGTGGCCTTAATTGGGCAAAGGTTGAGACTTTATTAGATGCAGATTTCTCGGCATCTGCCATGGTTGTAAGAACAAGGGATATTGGAGTTGTAAGGGGAAATCTTAACCTTATGGGAAAAGGGCTTTGTGAACTGAAATATGTTTCAAAAGATTCGAAGGTCAAAGTAAATGATGTTGTCATTACATCTGGAATGGGTGAGATATTTCCAAAAGGCATTGTAATAGGAAAGATTGTCCAAATAAAAAATGACAAGTTTGAACTTACGAAGAACATACTGATAAAGCCTGCGGTAGATATCGAAAATATAGAGTATGTCATGGTACTAAAAAAAGTAAAAGCTATCAATTTTTCGGTAGGTGTTAGGTGA
- the mrdA gene encoding penicillin-binding protein 2, whose amino-acid sequence MKILFIEKLREKKVFNRWTFLYILFICMTTILIIRLGYLQIIKGNYYYEVSERRIMQKANLEAPRGIIFDRNGRPLADNRPAYVLQILKTQQLRTEEEKKEFTRKIIEIVKILNKNNDKILNQFKIAINPIRFDFGINDKKLAKKVEYQWKKDRNIPLNYTAEQAFNLLRKRFYIPDNLDLNLTLQVMAIEDMLFYNYYQMYQPVTIAIDISMKTIAQIEERRKEFSFVNIDVKAVRVYKDAVYNAFVVGRVGKITQEQYEKLRDKGYSADSLIGVEGIEKKYEDYLRGKDGIQLIEVDKFGRINNVKVEKEPIKGANIYLTIDDKLQQVTYNSLKNVLEKIRNGEFGERFPKATAGAAVVIDVKTGNVLALTSYPSYDPNIFIKGITINEWNKLINDPNRPMFNRAIAGVYPPGSTFKILTAIAGLQEGVIKPNEKILDTGRYMYYAKSGFMPACWLWNRYRRTHGWVDVVNALKVSCNVFFYETGRRLGIDRIDKYANLFGLGGKTNIQLDGESNGILANEENKKNIFNQPWYPGDTVLAAIGQSINAFTPVQMASFIATVANGGTRYQINLIDKIVDANGKVIYNSKPKVLSRVNMSLATKQAVFEGMKSVTSEEGGTARQAFKDLPFTVAGKTGTSQYSTSSDAHGWFVGFAPYDDPQIAFAVVLENGGHGSYAAYVARDIIDSYFELQNGQGATSH is encoded by the coding sequence ATGAAGATATTATTCATTGAAAAATTAAGAGAAAAGAAAGTTTTCAATAGGTGGACATTTTTATACATACTTTTTATATGCATGACAACTATCTTAATTATTCGGTTAGGTTATCTTCAGATAATCAAGGGCAACTATTATTATGAGGTTTCAGAGAGAAGAATTATGCAAAAAGCAAATTTAGAGGCGCCAAGGGGAATCATCTTTGATAGAAACGGAAGGCCTCTTGCTGACAACAGACCAGCATATGTCCTGCAGATTTTAAAAACTCAGCAGCTTAGAACAGAAGAGGAGAAGAAGGAGTTTACAAGAAAGATCATTGAAATTGTTAAGATTTTAAATAAAAATAACGACAAGATATTAAATCAGTTCAAGATTGCTATAAATCCTATAAGATTTGACTTTGGTATAAATGACAAAAAACTTGCCAAAAAGGTTGAATACCAATGGAAAAAGGACAGGAATATACCTTTAAATTATACCGCTGAACAAGCATTTAATCTTCTTAGAAAAAGGTTTTACATCCCAGACAATCTTGATTTGAACCTGACCCTTCAGGTTATGGCAATTGAGGATATGTTATTTTACAATTATTATCAGATGTACCAACCTGTTACAATAGCAATAGATATTTCAATGAAAACTATTGCACAAATAGAGGAAAGACGAAAAGAATTTTCTTTTGTCAACATAGATGTGAAGGCAGTAAGAGTGTATAAAGATGCAGTTTATAATGCTTTTGTAGTAGGAAGAGTAGGGAAAATTACACAAGAGCAATATGAAAAGTTAAGAGACAAAGGATATTCAGCAGACAGTCTCATTGGCGTTGAGGGAATAGAAAAGAAATATGAAGATTATTTGCGTGGCAAAGATGGAATACAGCTTATTGAAGTTGACAAGTTTGGGAGAATAAATAATGTCAAGGTTGAAAAAGAGCCAATAAAAGGAGCAAATATTTACCTCACAATTGATGACAAATTGCAGCAGGTTACTTATAACTCGCTCAAAAATGTGTTAGAAAAAATAAGAAACGGAGAGTTTGGAGAAAGATTCCCAAAGGCAACAGCAGGAGCAGCTGTTGTGATTGATGTAAAAACAGGAAATGTCCTTGCACTCACAAGCTATCCTTCTTATGACCCAAACATATTTATAAAAGGAATTACAATAAATGAGTGGAATAAACTAATAAATGACCCTAACAGGCCAATGTTTAATAGGGCTATTGCAGGTGTTTATCCACCTGGTTCAACTTTTAAGATTTTGACGGCAATAGCAGGCTTGCAAGAAGGTGTGATAAAACCCAACGAGAAAATATTAGATACGGGCCGATACATGTACTATGCAAAATCTGGTTTTATGCCAGCTTGTTGGCTGTGGAATAGGTACCGCAGAACACACGGATGGGTAGATGTTGTCAATGCATTGAAAGTTTCGTGCAACGTGTTTTTTTATGAAACTGGTAGAAGGCTTGGAATTGACAGGATTGACAAGTATGCCAATTTGTTTGGACTGGGCGGAAAAACAAATATCCAACTTGATGGAGAGTCCAATGGTATTCTTGCAAATGAGGAAAACAAGAAGAATATATTCAACCAGCCATGGTATCCTGGTGACACAGTTTTAGCAGCAATTGGTCAGTCTATAAATGCATTTACTCCCGTTCAGATGGCTAGCTTTATTGCAACTGTTGCAAATGGCGGAACAAGGTATCAGATAAATCTAATAGATAAAATTGTTGATGCAAATGGAAAGGTTATTTACAATTCAAAACCAAAGGTTTTGAGTAGGGTCAATATGTCGCTTGCTACAAAACAAGCAGTTTTTGAAGGGATGAAGAGTGTCACAAGTGAAGAAGGAGGTACGGCAAGACAAGCTTTTAAAGATTTGCCTTTTACTGTTGCAGGAAAGACAGGTACTTCACAGTATTCTACCTCTTCGGATGCACATGGTTGGTTTGTCGGTTTTGCTCCCTACGATGATCCACAAATTGCCTTTGCTGTTGTGTTAGAAAATGGTGGACATGGTTCTTATGCTGCATATGTTGCAAGGGATATAATTGATAGCTATTTTGAGTTGCAAAATGGGCAAGGCGCTACATCGCATTAA
- the minC gene encoding septum site-determining protein MinC, which produces MSEPVVLKGFGKGIAVILDNSCDFDTICDYFKQKIVNGKNFFSGYEIPIQFIGRRLNSYELQKLIDIMKTFGGVHDIIFPWDEINFHHLVPMSNESDEKKMLFSTSSKDAKIYKGTLRSGQVVKSDTDIIIIGDVNPGAEVISANNIIILGALRGVAHAGASGNKDAVVFAIEMNPVQIRIANIIARAPDEQNQEQERVPEVAYVEDDTIVIKPVSQF; this is translated from the coding sequence TTGAGTGAACCAGTTGTATTGAAAGGTTTTGGGAAAGGAATAGCTGTTATTTTGGACAATAGCTGTGATTTTGATACCATTTGTGATTACTTTAAGCAGAAGATTGTTAATGGTAAAAACTTCTTTTCAGGCTATGAAATTCCAATTCAATTTATAGGAAGAAGACTAAATAGTTATGAATTGCAAAAATTGATAGATATCATGAAGACATTTGGAGGAGTACATGATATAATATTCCCGTGGGACGAAATTAACTTTCATCACCTTGTGCCAATGTCAAATGAGTCAGATGAGAAGAAGATGTTATTTTCAACCAGCTCTAAAGATGCAAAAATATACAAAGGTACGTTACGGTCAGGGCAGGTCGTAAAATCAGATACGGATATAATAATAATTGGGGATGTAAACCCAGGGGCTGAAGTCATATCAGCAAATAACATTATTATATTAGGAGCTTTAAGAGGTGTGGCGCATGCAGGAGCATCAGGCAACAAAGATGCAGTTGTGTTCGCCATTGAAATGAATCCCGTTCAAATTAGAATTGCAAATATAATTGCCAGAGCACCTGACGAACAGAATCAAGAGCAAGAAAGAGTTCCAGAAGTTGCATACGTTGAAGATGATACAATTGTAATAAAGCCTGTAAGTCAATTTTAA
- the minD gene encoding septum site-determining protein MinD: MGEVYVITSGKGGVGKTTTTANVGTYLSILGKKVLLIDADIGLRNLDVVMGLENRIVFDIVDVVEGRCKPKQALVKDKRFEGLYLLPAAQSKDKTAVSPEQMKTLCNELRKDFDFILIDCPAGIEQGFKNAIAGADKAIVVTTPEVSAVRDADRIIGLLEAYELHNPKLIINRIRFDMVKRGDMMDIDDILEILSISLLGIIPDDEKIIISTNKGEPIVTDEKSKAGQEYRNIARRILGEDIPIVSNEENLGFFGRIKKLFGLNNS, from the coding sequence ATGGGAGAGGTATATGTAATTACATCTGGTAAAGGTGGTGTTGGTAAAACAACAACCACTGCCAATGTGGGAACTTACTTGAGTATACTTGGTAAAAAGGTTCTTTTAATTGATGCAGACATTGGTCTTAGAAACTTAGATGTTGTGATGGGTTTAGAGAATCGAATAGTCTTTGACATAGTTGATGTTGTGGAAGGACGATGCAAGCCAAAACAAGCTTTGGTCAAAGACAAAAGGTTTGAAGGACTTTATCTTCTGCCAGCTGCTCAGTCAAAGGATAAGACTGCTGTTTCACCTGAACAGATGAAAACTCTGTGTAATGAACTTAGAAAAGATTTTGATTTTATTTTAATTGACTGTCCAGCTGGGATTGAACAAGGTTTCAAAAATGCAATTGCTGGTGCAGATAAGGCAATTGTTGTAACAACTCCTGAGGTTTCAGCTGTTAGAGATGCTGATAGAATAATTGGTCTTTTAGAGGCTTATGAATTACATAACCCAAAGCTTATCATTAATAGGATTAGATTTGACATGGTAAAACGCGGGGATATGATGGACATTGATGACATTTTAGAGATATTGTCAATTAGCCTTTTAGGGATTATCCCAGATGATGAGAAGATCATTATCTCTACAAACAAAGGAGAACCAATTGTCACAGACGAAAAATCAAAAGCCGGCCAGGAGTATAGAAATATAGCCCGAAGAATATTAGGTGAGGATATTCCCATTGTGAGCAATGAAGAAAACTTAGGTTTTTTTGGCAGAATAAAGAAGTTATTTGGTTTAAATAATTCTTAG
- the minE gene encoding cell division topological specificity factor MinE, which translates to MFEFFNKFFNKQSSKDIAKERLKLVLIHDRANVSPELLELIKNEILNAIQKYIVIDDKLLEIQITRTPSEQKGEFVPALVANIPIKSVKKSEIINDEAEN; encoded by the coding sequence ATGTTTGAATTTTTCAATAAGTTTTTTAACAAACAATCTTCAAAAGATATTGCAAAGGAAAGGTTAAAACTTGTTTTAATTCATGACAGAGCAAATGTCTCACCTGAGCTATTAGAGCTTATTAAAAATGAAATACTAAATGCGATACAAAAATATATAGTAATTGATGATAAGCTGTTGGAAATTCAAATAACAAGGACACCATCTGAACAAAAAGGTGAGTTTGTACCTGCTTTAGTTGCAAATATACCGATTAAGTCTGTTAAAAAATCAGAAATTATTAATGATGAGGCTGAAAATTGA
- the rodA gene encoding rod shape-determining protein RodA, with protein sequence MIVQNEEMIRKRYNVFLIVLMILLCIIGFGLIASASNILDTGKYKLVVSQVIWFCLGFVLFFVFSIIDYRILTNFYVIIYLIMIGLLLYVDINGINVLGGQRWIKIGPLSFQPSEISKLLMVIFFAKVVSMQENINAFENLAKVLFFAIIPIIFVLKQPDLGTASVFVAIIVTILFVAGLSLRYFYIAMGALAVFIPIAWEFILLDYQKDRVRILFNPELDPLGKGWQVMYSKIAIGSGRLFGKGLFMGTINRLNYLPVKESDFIFGVAGEEIGFIGCIIIIVLYSLLIINLIKIASDCKDKIGSYIVAGIAGMFGFQMFVNIAMTLGIMPVTGIPLPFISYGGSSMLTSMASLGIVQNIYRENIKTMF encoded by the coding sequence ATGATTGTGCAGAATGAAGAAATGATAAGAAAGAGATATAATGTTTTTTTGATAGTACTGATGATTTTGTTGTGTATCATTGGCTTTGGATTGATTGCAAGTGCAAGCAATATACTTGACACAGGTAAGTATAAGCTGGTAGTATCCCAAGTTATTTGGTTTTGTTTAGGTTTTGTTCTATTTTTTGTATTTTCAATAATTGACTATAGAATTCTGACCAACTTTTATGTTATTATTTATTTGATAATGATAGGACTACTTCTTTATGTTGATATCAACGGAATAAATGTGTTGGGCGGCCAAAGGTGGATTAAAATTGGACCTTTATCGTTCCAACCATCTGAGATTTCTAAGCTTTTAATGGTAATATTTTTTGCAAAGGTTGTTTCAATGCAGGAGAACATAAATGCTTTCGAAAATCTTGCAAAAGTTTTATTTTTTGCTATTATACCTATAATATTTGTTCTCAAGCAACCTGACTTAGGAACAGCTTCGGTCTTTGTTGCAATAATTGTGACAATTCTGTTTGTGGCAGGTTTAAGCCTTCGGTACTTTTATATAGCAATGGGGGCACTTGCTGTGTTCATACCCATTGCGTGGGAGTTTATACTTCTTGATTATCAAAAGGATAGAGTGAGAATTTTGTTTAATCCAGAGCTTGATCCATTAGGTAAAGGTTGGCAAGTTATGTATTCAAAAATTGCAATAGGTTCTGGCAGGTTATTTGGAAAAGGACTTTTTATGGGTACTATCAATAGATTGAATTATCTACCTGTCAAAGAATCAGACTTTATATTTGGAGTTGCAGGTGAGGAAATAGGATTTATTGGATGTATAATAATAATAGTACTTTACTCGTTGTTGATTATAAATCTAATCAAAATAGCATCTGACTGTAAAGATAAGATTGGTTCATATATTGTAGCAGGAATTGCTGGAATGTTCGGTTTCCAAATGTTTGTAAATATCGCTATGACACTTGGTATTATGCCTGTAACAGGAATTCCGCTACCTTTTATAAGCTATGGAGGAAGTTCTATGCTTACCTCCATGGCATCGCTTGGGATAGTTCAGAATATCTACAGAGAAAATATAAAAACTATGTTTTGA
- the mgsA gene encoding methylglyoxal synthase, with the protein MNIALIAHDKKKELMVQFAIAYKFILSKHTLYATGTTGRLIQEATGLEVHRFLPGPLGGDQQIGSLIAYNQIDMVIFLRDPLTAQPHEPDVNALLRLCDVHNIPLATNIATAELLIKALDRGDLSWREIVNPKLQKNKSDK; encoded by the coding sequence ATGAATATAGCACTTATTGCGCATGACAAAAAGAAAGAACTCATGGTTCAGTTTGCTATAGCGTATAAATTCATACTTTCGAAACACACTTTATACGCAACAGGTACAACTGGAAGGCTAATTCAAGAAGCAACTGGACTTGAGGTCCATAGATTTTTACCAGGGCCGCTTGGAGGTGACCAGCAAATAGGCTCTTTGATTGCGTACAACCAGATAGACATGGTGATATTTTTAAGAGATCCTCTGACAGCACAGCCTCATGAGCCAGATGTGAATGCTCTTTTGAGACTTTGCGACGTTCACAACATTCCACTTGCAACAAATATAGCAACAGCAGAACTTTTGATAAAAGCACTTGACAGGGGAGACTTGTCATGGCGTGAGATTGTTAATCCCAAACTTCAAAAAAATAAGAGTGATAAATAA
- the steA gene encoding putative cytokinetic ring protein SteA — protein sequence MVKGKVKIDRKTKNLVKRLKPDDIPVILHEDIDEVAAYSLLEKKVKIIVNCAKSFTGRFPALGARILLSNGVTIIDDLGEDIFNQIKEGDLLEIKEDKIYLNGKYLCVAKYLKKDEFEYFYQKSFKEMENLLEDFIENTFEYAKREKGFILGQFEMPELKTKIAGRHVLVVTRGSSFKKDIKAIKNYIVEVKPVIIAVDGAADALLQEKIKPHIIIGDMDSVSEESLFMCDEIVVHSYPNGYAPGLKRIESLGLQAKVVACPGTSEDVALLLAYEKGAELIVSVGSHSSMLDFLEKGRKGMSSTFLVRLKIGSKLVDARGVSKLYTEKVSLKYIGVLILSALIPILAILMVTPPFQYFFYLIQLKLRVILR from the coding sequence ATGGTAAAAGGAAAGGTTAAGATTGACAGAAAGACAAAAAATTTAGTTAAGCGTCTCAAACCAGATGATATACCAGTAATATTACATGAAGACATTGATGAGGTTGCTGCTTATTCGCTTTTAGAAAAGAAAGTAAAGATTATAGTAAACTGTGCCAAATCCTTCACAGGAAGATTTCCTGCCCTTGGAGCAAGGATTCTTCTTTCTAATGGTGTGACAATTATAGACGATTTAGGTGAAGATATATTTAACCAAATTAAGGAAGGCGATCTTTTGGAAATTAAAGAAGATAAGATATATCTAAATGGTAAGTATTTATGTGTGGCAAAATACTTGAAAAAAGATGAATTTGAATATTTTTACCAAAAGAGTTTCAAAGAAATGGAAAATCTATTAGAAGATTTTATAGAAAATACTTTTGAATATGCAAAAAGGGAAAAAGGATTCATATTAGGACAGTTTGAAATGCCTGAGCTCAAGACCAAGATTGCTGGAAGACATGTTCTCGTTGTTACGCGGGGTAGTAGCTTTAAAAAAGATATAAAAGCCATAAAAAACTATATTGTAGAGGTAAAACCTGTAATAATAGCAGTGGATGGTGCTGCAGATGCGTTGCTGCAAGAGAAAATTAAACCTCATATAATAATTGGAGATATGGATAGCGTTTCAGAAGAGAGTCTATTTATGTGCGATGAGATTGTTGTTCACTCATATCCAAACGGATACGCACCTGGATTAAAGCGCATTGAGTCCTTAGGGCTTCAAGCAAAGGTTGTTGCATGTCCTGGAACAAGTGAAGATGTAGCTTTACTTTTGGCGTATGAAAAAGGTGCTGAGCTGATAGTCTCAGTTGGTTCACATAGCAGCATGCTTGACTTTTTAGAAAAGGGAAGGAAAGGTATGTCCAGTACCTTTTTGGTTAGGCTCAAAATTGGTTCAAAGCTTGTCGATGCACGAGGTGTGTCGAAACTCTACACGGAAAAAGTGAGTTTAAAGTATATAGGAGTTTTGATACTTTCTGCTTTAATTCCAATATTGGCAATTTTAATGGTAACTCCTCCTTTTCAGTATTTCTTTTATTTGATTCAGTTAAAACTAAGAGTAATCTTGAGGTAA
- a CDS encoding copper transporter, with translation MNGIGVKYFIITIASIFLALGIGIVIGFSLNSEKFVQKQFQQQLNIIDKNLVALKKENDRLSKEIDEYKNQIVQKDKINNALVSAYLKIGKTESAVSLIITSTDYSYNDLIDFLRKNGIKINKVIKIKSSFLNIEKTEKELSVDFSDYKFPDDAIKDIAIYSVFDIRSDLVKKLVEKRYIEENRLLSGISDTIILAGGNTAQNNNFNKLDRKIVEFLNDIDSLNVIGLQQSYSEINYCEYYKSMGLSTVDNVDEVSGRVSLIELIRGNSGNYGTKKEATSILPTNFINVEDAKKALEKRRASLLVELEKYQNATLPTQ, from the coding sequence ATGAATGGAATAGGAGTAAAATACTTTATAATAACTATTGCTTCTATCTTTCTTGCCTTGGGTATTGGGATTGTAATTGGTTTTTCCTTGAACAGTGAAAAATTTGTTCAAAAACAGTTTCAGCAGCAGCTGAATATAATAGATAAAAATCTTGTGGCTTTAAAAAAAGAAAATGACAGACTTAGCAAAGAGATTGATGAATACAAAAACCAAATTGTACAGAAGGATAAGATAAATAACGCACTTGTGAGTGCTTATCTTAAAATAGGAAAGACTGAGTCAGCTGTGAGCTTGATAATCACATCTACAGATTATTCTTATAATGATTTGATAGATTTTTTGAGAAAAAATGGAATTAAAATAAACAAGGTCATAAAAATCAAAAGTTCATTTTTAAATATTGAAAAGACCGAGAAGGAATTGTCAGTCGATTTCAGCGATTATAAATTTCCTGATGATGCCATAAAAGATATTGCTATATATTCTGTCTTTGATATAAGGAGTGATTTGGTAAAAAAACTTGTTGAAAAGAGATATATAGAAGAGAACAGGCTTTTGTCAGGAATATCAGATACCATCATTTTAGCTGGGGGCAATACAGCTCAAAACAATAATTTTAATAAACTTGATAGAAAGATAGTCGAATTTTTAAATGATATAGACAGTTTAAATGTAATAGGACTTCAGCAGTCATACAGCGAGATAAATTATTGTGAATACTATAAAAGTATGGGGCTTAGCACGGTTGACAACGTGGATGAGGTAAGTGGCAGGGTTTCTTTAATTGAGCTAATCAGAGGGAATAGTGGTAATTATGGTACAAAAAAGGAGGCAACTTCTATATTACCTACCAATTTTATAAATGTTGAAGATGCAAAGAAGGCTTTAGAAAAACGAAGGGCAAGTTTGCTTGTTGAGCTTGAGAAATATCAAAATGCTACATTGCCAACTCAATAG